A single Cupriavidus sp. D39 DNA region contains:
- a CDS encoding LysR family transcriptional regulator codes for MISEAFDLNLLVSLDTLLAECNVTRAAARLHLTQPAVSTQLARLRHVFGDPLLIPTETGRGMTPTALAIALSEPLHAALKNLESVVRHRAAFDPLTDTRRFVVAASDNAIAVLGLRLMETLSGMAGQGVQMAFVAADPATIGARLELGEVDLLIGSERMVAPSMKARKLLDERFVMVQRKHHPRGMRPLDLDAYCALDHVLVSTSGGSFHGYMDEQLEALGRRRKVVLSLQTFTLVPELLSHSHYVATLPCRLAQRYGDRLDAFALPFEANGFSLFAAWHPRNHADPAILWLRERIAGVADAAGVD; via the coding sequence TTGATCTCAGAGGCATTCGACCTCAATCTGCTGGTCTCGCTGGATACGCTCCTGGCGGAATGCAATGTCACGCGGGCCGCGGCACGCCTGCACCTGACGCAGCCCGCGGTTTCCACCCAGCTGGCGCGCCTGCGGCATGTCTTTGGCGACCCGTTGCTCATCCCCACGGAAACGGGCCGCGGCATGACGCCGACGGCGCTGGCCATCGCGCTGTCCGAGCCGCTGCATGCGGCCCTGAAGAACCTGGAATCCGTGGTGCGCCACCGCGCGGCGTTCGACCCGCTGACGGATACGCGGCGCTTCGTGGTGGCGGCCAGCGACAATGCCATCGCCGTGCTCGGGCTACGGCTGATGGAGACCTTGTCGGGGATGGCGGGCCAGGGTGTGCAGATGGCGTTCGTGGCGGCGGATCCCGCCACCATCGGCGCCAGGCTGGAGCTTGGCGAGGTGGACCTGCTGATCGGCTCCGAGCGGATGGTGGCGCCGTCGATGAAGGCGAGGAAGCTGCTCGACGAGCGCTTCGTGATGGTCCAGCGCAAGCACCATCCGCGCGGCATGCGCCCGCTGGACCTGGATGCGTATTGCGCACTGGATCACGTGCTGGTGTCGACCAGCGGCGGCAGCTTCCACGGCTACATGGATGAGCAACTGGAGGCGCTGGGGCGGCGGCGCAAGGTGGTGCTATCGCTGCAGACCTTTACCCTGGTGCCCGAACTGCTCAGCCACAGCCACTACGTGGCCACGTTGCCCTGCCGGCTGGCGCAACGCTACGGCGACCGGCTGGACGCCTTTGCGCTGCCCTTCGAGGCGAACGGGTTTTCCCTGTTCGCGGCATGGCACCCGCGCAACCACGCCGATCCGGCGATCCTCTGGCTGCGCGAGAGGATCGCCGGCGTGGCAGATGCGGCCGGGGTGGATTGA
- a CDS encoding FapA family protein translates to MAEDESGRIDLRDLGTLLLVNPGTPLMRRIPARQGSDGVDVFGKVVPAVPAADPPFADGLTGVAPDPADPEVLVATISGSPALLAQGASVSPVVDVAAVDMHSGNITFDGTLRVNGDIKTGMTVRVTGDVIVSGTIEAAHVEAGGNVVVKGGIIGKAEGTHQAAQQGADSAVALARVTCKGSVHARFIESAVVEAGTEVKVESGIRQSDVAAGRSIVAGSPKGGQGNITGGRCRAQLAVRTATLGASAGTATTVQVGTNPYAETEKAEVEAQRRQLETEQAKVQQLVSFFAKNPEKAVGDLREKARATLFKLTRDSIALDARLAKLAEQLRPSPEAVIEVSRRIHGGCSLHIGPKSMKIMEDKPGGHIRLVEDRIALV, encoded by the coding sequence GTGGCCGAGGACGAAAGCGGCCGCATCGACCTGCGCGACCTGGGCACGCTGTTGCTGGTGAATCCCGGCACGCCGCTGATGCGGCGCATCCCGGCCCGCCAGGGCAGCGACGGCGTCGATGTCTTCGGCAAGGTTGTGCCCGCCGTGCCGGCCGCCGATCCGCCGTTCGCGGACGGCCTGACCGGCGTGGCGCCCGATCCCGCCGATCCCGAGGTGCTGGTGGCCACGATCTCAGGCTCGCCGGCCTTGCTGGCGCAGGGCGCATCGGTGAGCCCGGTGGTCGATGTGGCAGCGGTGGACATGCACTCCGGCAACATCACCTTCGACGGCACGCTGCGCGTCAACGGCGATATCAAGACCGGCATGACCGTGCGCGTGACCGGCGATGTCATCGTCAGCGGCACCATCGAGGCCGCCCATGTGGAGGCGGGCGGCAATGTGGTGGTAAAGGGCGGCATCATCGGCAAGGCCGAGGGCACGCATCAGGCCGCGCAGCAGGGCGCCGACAGCGCCGTCGCGCTGGCGCGGGTGACCTGCAAGGGTTCTGTGCATGCGCGCTTCATCGAAAGCGCGGTGGTCGAGGCCGGCACCGAGGTCAAGGTGGAAAGCGGTATCCGCCAGAGCGACGTCGCCGCCGGGCGCAGCATCGTTGCCGGCAGCCCCAAGGGTGGCCAGGGCAACATCACCGGCGGGCGCTGTCGTGCGCAACTGGCCGTGCGCACCGCCACGCTTGGCGCCTCCGCAGGCACCGCCACCACCGTGCAGGTGGGCACCAATCCCTATGCCGAGACCGAGAAGGCCGAGGTAGAGGCCCAGCGCCGCCAGCTCGAGACCGAGCAGGCCAAGGTGCAGCAGCTGGTCAGCTTCTTCGCCAAGAATCCCGAGAAAGCCGTCGGCGACCTGCGCGAGAAGGCGCGCGCCACGCTGTTCAAGCTCACCCGCGACTCGATTGCGCTCGACGCCAGGCTGGCCAAGCTTGCCGAGCAGCTACGGCCGTCTCCCGAGGCGGTGATCGAGGTGAGCCGGCGCATCCACGGCGGGTGCAGCCTGCATATCGGGCCAAAGTCGATGAAGATCATGGAGGACAAGCCGGGCGGCCATATCCGGCTGGTGGAGGACCGCATCGCGCTGGTCTGA
- a CDS encoding flagellar assembly protein A produces MEDRGQDTAAGGLQVSLDDSARQLRAAYAVTPGRMAPDRAALQEALAGGGWADAKLDTAAIGTFLAQCQRATAGASVEALIGELTDGYFDLSVSSDNLSVRLNLLPPQGGREVTRDEIRAALAERGVKAEPDSAALRGAVEAGYCDGLEIVTGRAPLPGTPARFESLLAPPSRWWPRTKAAASTCATWARCCW; encoded by the coding sequence ATGGAAGACCGGGGACAAGACACAGCGGCCGGCGGTTTGCAGGTCAGTCTGGATGACAGCGCCAGGCAGCTGCGCGCGGCATATGCCGTCACGCCGGGCCGGATGGCACCGGACCGCGCCGCGCTGCAAGAGGCGCTGGCCGGCGGCGGCTGGGCAGACGCGAAACTGGACACCGCCGCGATCGGCACCTTTCTCGCGCAATGCCAGCGCGCCACCGCGGGGGCATCCGTGGAGGCGCTGATCGGCGAGCTGACGGACGGCTATTTCGATCTCAGCGTCAGCAGCGACAACCTGAGCGTGCGGCTCAACCTGCTGCCGCCGCAGGGCGGGCGCGAGGTGACGCGGGACGAAATCCGTGCCGCGCTGGCCGAGCGCGGCGTCAAAGCCGAGCCGGACAGTGCGGCCCTGCGCGGCGCGGTCGAGGCGGGCTATTGCGACGGGCTGGAGATTGTCACCGGACGCGCGCCGTTGCCCGGCACGCCCGCGCGCTTCGAGAGCCTGCTGGCTCCCCCAAGCCGCTGGTGGCCGAGGACGAAAGCGGCCGCATCGACCTGCGCGACCTGGGCACGCTGTTGCTGGTGA
- a CDS encoding DNA-binding response regulator yields MDVALTSRAGVDSIIPRGLSSGLPAAMSPRPLARLPHAGRGPARLKAVVIDECALLRLGLTRMLESMPGVEQVDGADPDDLSMHGTTIREAGLLVFGMPQDVTSGWRLLRKLRGMLPAQRVLLLSDNMWLHMPPPEMGYGICCCLPKTAALVTLEAAISSMLEAEVLAA; encoded by the coding sequence ATGGACGTGGCACTCACCAGCCGGGCAGGCGTCGACAGCATTATCCCGCGCGGGCTCTCGTCGGGCTTGCCTGCGGCCATGTCGCCAAGGCCGCTAGCCCGGCTGCCGCACGCGGGCCGCGGCCCGGCACGGCTCAAGGCGGTGGTGATCGACGAATGCGCGCTGCTGCGCCTCGGCCTGACCCGCATGCTGGAGAGCATGCCAGGCGTGGAACAGGTGGATGGCGCGGATCCCGACGATCTCTCGATGCACGGAACGACGATCCGGGAGGCCGGCTTGCTGGTGTTTGGCATGCCGCAGGACGTGACCAGCGGCTGGCGCCTGCTGCGCAAGCTGCGCGGCATGCTGCCCGCCCAGCGGGTGCTGCTGCTGTCGGACAATATGTGGCTGCACATGCCGCCGCCGGAGATGGGCTACGGCATCTGCTGCTGCCTGCCCAAGACCGCCGCCCTGGTGACCCTGGAAGCCGCTATCAGCAGCATGCTCGAGGCCGAGGTGCTGGCCGCCTGA
- a CDS encoding class I SAM-dependent methyltransferase has product MAQKSPASKTPAAPASSPHEIRPGQSIELLKALHILTRDGKMNQDSRRKLKQVYHLFQFIEPLLQDLKQDHPDVTLVDHGAGKSYLGFILYDLFFKERLDQSHIYGIETREELVRSSQELASRLDFKGMSFLNLSVADSITSDQLPPTIDIVTALHACNTATDDAIRFALEKRAKYIVVVPCCQAEVAGVLRKHKGQLLAGNPLTEIWRHPLHTREFGSQVTNVLRCLQLEAHGYQVSVTELVGWEHSMKNELIIAQYKDLPRRRPAERLGEVLRTLGLEEMETRFYTQDHAGEPAAAAAG; this is encoded by the coding sequence ATGGCCCAGAAGTCCCCGGCGTCCAAGACGCCCGCCGCACCGGCGTCCAGCCCCCACGAAATCCGTCCCGGCCAGTCCATCGAGCTGCTCAAGGCGCTGCATATCCTCACGCGCGACGGCAAGATGAACCAGGACAGCCGCCGCAAGCTCAAGCAGGTCTACCACCTGTTCCAGTTCATCGAGCCGCTGCTGCAGGATCTCAAGCAGGATCACCCCGACGTGACGCTGGTCGACCACGGCGCCGGCAAGTCCTACCTCGGCTTCATCCTGTACGACCTGTTCTTCAAGGAGCGGCTCGACCAGTCGCACATCTACGGCATCGAGACGCGCGAGGAACTGGTGCGCAGCTCGCAGGAGCTAGCCAGCCGGCTGGATTTCAAGGGCATGTCGTTCCTGAACCTGTCGGTGGCGGACTCCATCACGTCGGATCAACTGCCGCCCACCATCGACATCGTCACCGCACTGCACGCCTGCAACACGGCCACGGACGATGCGATCCGCTTCGCGCTGGAAAAACGCGCCAAGTACATCGTGGTGGTGCCATGCTGCCAGGCCGAGGTGGCCGGCGTGCTGCGCAAGCACAAGGGCCAGCTGCTGGCCGGCAATCCGCTGACCGAGATCTGGCGCCATCCGCTGCATACCCGCGAGTTCGGCAGCCAGGTGACCAACGTGCTGCGCTGCCTGCAACTGGAGGCCCACGGCTACCAGGTCAGCGTGACCGAACTGGTGGGCTGGGAGCACTCGATGAAGAACGAACTGATCATCGCGCAGTACAAGGACCTGCCGCGCCGCCGCCCGGCCGAGCGGCTGGGTGAAGTGCTGCGCACGCTGGGACTGGAAGAGATGGAAACGCGCTTCTATACGCAGGACCATGCTGGCGAGCCGGCAGCCGCGGCTGCCGGCTGA